Part of the Capsicum annuum cultivar UCD-10X-F1 chromosome 12, UCD10Xv1.1, whole genome shotgun sequence genome is shown below.
AATTATCCGAGCAGTAGCCTTCTTCAATGGCTCTTCTACATCAGACGTGTGGTTCATTGAAGCTATCTGAATGATAGAATGTTCCTCTTATATATTCACGAATTGTGATTGAGGCGtagttgattgattgatttaACATATCCAGTTTGTTATAAAGAAATCTTTGAGGACTAAGTAGAGAAGAGGTTTGAATGGATAATTTGATAGGAATGAGTATCCGAGGCAAGATATGCCAGAGCATACACCTAAGGCGATCTACATCTTTGCATGCCAAATCCTTAGATTTATTGTTGGCAGAATATGAAAATAAGTACATTGTCTAGGAATCTTCATTTCAAGATGAAACACTAATATATGTTGTGTAATGCAGTATCACCGATTCTGAAGAATGAATTCCGATCTGGTACTACATACTGGTGGATGTCACTGTAAAAAGGTTAGATGGCGAGTCTATGCACCATCAAGCATTGTTGCATGGGATTGTAATTGCTCTGACTGTTCCATGAGACGAAACACACACTTCATAGTTCCCTCGGAGAGATTTGAACTTATCGGAGACTCCAAGGAGTTCATCACAACCTATACATTCGGGACTCACACTGCTAAGCACACCTTCTGTAAAGTTTGTGGCATAACTTCTTTCTACATCCCACGATCGAATCCAGATGGAATATCTGTTACATTATGGTGTGTTGATCCTGGTACGCTAACTCATGTTGAGATCAAATGTTTCGATGGACAAAATTGGGAAGGCTCGTACGAGCAAACTGGCATTGCTTCTTGTTCAAAGACAACAGATGAAGAAGACTCAAAATGATATCGACCTTTTTGGTTTGAAAAGACAGAAGCATAATGTAGCACTTGATGAACCTTTAGTAAATCGATGAGATCATGAACAACATTAGAAGCTGGTTGTTGATAATCATCTTCTCTTATCTATTTTTCACAAATCTGTATTGTTGTTATAAGTTGATATCTATATGCTCCAATATACTCTTCATTGCagtattttcctttttatatgtgattttattatgttttacttgcgccaagggtctatcggaaacaacctctctaccttcacaaTGTAGGGGTAAGACTGCGTGCATACCACTCTTCCCAGATTTCATTTACGAGATTACTCTGTGTTGTTACTTGTTAGATAAGTTGAATTCAGCCTACAAAATGATAACCATATCGATGCAATTTCACATCTTTTACCTATGTATTATTACTGTTGCGATGGCTAGAGCGCCTTCCTGGTGGTCTGTATGACTGTTTGACGTAAGCAACGCCATCAGAACTAACCTGATCAACATCCATTTGGTCTGTATGACTGTTTGACGTCTCCAATATGCTCTTCCctgaaatttaattaaaaaaattgtgattGGTTATAGAGGAGGATAAAGCACAACAAAGCAGAAAATGTTAAGAATTCATCACGAATTTAATTGATATCTAagatatttcaaagaaaaatctaGAACATTAAAGAGATGCCGAAAATTGAAGGCAGGTCTCTAGAATGAATGTTCACGAAATAAAAGTTTGAGACACATTCTAGAAAGGGTaattcaagaaataaatagatgGAGGAACATTCCAGAATAGAGCAGTAAATACCGTTAACTAGATTCTTCAATCACCACCACCTATAAATAATGGTGGTTCATTTGAGATGTAAGCGTGCTCAATAAGTTGTACCGAGTAAGGAGTGAGTGCTCAAGCAAGTAAGCAAAGAAGTGAGTGATGAAGAGAAAAATACAAGGGAGAGGGTGACAGCAAGAAAAAATGAGTGTAAGAATTGTAAGACCGAAGCGGGTCTTCACTGTGGAATAATAAAGTTCAATAGAATAGAGAGAGGCCACCTTGGTGGGAATAGTTAGAAGGTAGCAGCCATAGGCTCATCTAAATGCAGCATATGGGTTCACGTGAACCCAAGGTCAGTTTACTGATAAAACCTAAGTTGCACGGACTCTTCATTTTttatgccgcacccgtgtcggattcttcaaaaatacactaatttTGGCGAATCCGACACACAACCATCGACACTTTTTACAAGTCTGAGCAACATACAAACCTATTATGAGGGAACCCAAGCGAAGTAGAGTGATATTGAACCCATGGTAAGCATGCTTCCCAAGTTATGTCAAAGCCAAAGGCTCTAAACACCCCCACCCCTCATGTTTCAATTCCACAAAACCGAGTTTCTCCTCTGGCCCATGTCTCCTTTCCCAACTCCCAAGCACTAGTCGTCACCCAGTTAGCTTAAACTATAATGGCATGTCTCtccctctttttatttctttgttactGAAGTTGTAAGGAACATAGACTGCCTTGTTGATACAGCAGTCGAAGTGTGAGACGATTAGtgaagcaattttttttttttgataactgtggtgtccaggtttcggtggaggacaagatgcgagaagtgaggttatgtTGGTTCAGGCACGTGATGAGGAGTGGCTCGGATGCtccagtacggaggtgtgagaggctggttATGGATGGTTCTAGACAGGGTAGAGGTAGACCACTGAAATATTGGATGGAGGTGATTAgccatgatatggagcagttacagcttacggatgacatgacccttgataggaaggtgtggaggatacAGATAAGGGTAAAGGGTTAGGGGGTAGGAGTGCGTCTGTAATAGTAGGAAAGAGTACTTTATTTGCGTGTGGAGTTTTATGTTCGTGGTGTTTGAGTCGTGTCTATGAttttgaatagatagtttatatagtattatcttgtggtttTCCTGTATTAGCTAGGAGTGTTCgtttattttgcatattgtaTTAGTTTATATGCTTTTATGTTTGTGCTTGTTATAGTGTTATCTGTTCTGAGCCAGgaatctatcggaaacagtctctctacttcacctaaggtagtggtatgatcttcgtacactttaccctccccagacctcactatatgggaatacactaggtatgttgttgttgttgtaactgTGGTATCCAGACCTTGACTAAATCTACGGGATACCAGGAAATGTGTACCCTAGCCTAATCCACAACCTCCATAAGCTTCTATATAAGGTCCTATGCTCggaaatatattatatataaacaatCAATCAAAAGTGAAAAACACACAGAAATAGcatgaatgtatgtatgtatacctTTGCAAATTTGAAGGACAGGTCctgctttcttcttcttcttctgttggcCAATAAACTTAGGAGCAGCTTCTCCTCTATTTCTCATTAAATATTTAACCTTAATTTTATTTGCAATCGAATGCTTGTTCATCAATTGGATTTTGGTATGCCAGTTCGGGTCAACCGATTGCCCCAAGAActatatattctattttttttattgtttagaaataataattaaattatataaaaatgatataattattaaatagaatatgtatttatataagatattatatgtatagaaattgtatagttctacgaaatatgtatatgtataaaatatatataaaaaaaatatatagaaagtgtatgaaaattatataattgttgtataaaaggtgttaaaaaaagtacaattattgtataaattgtgtatcaaaactgtataattttcgtataaaatatttttatgtataatatatgtataaaaactgtatagaaggtgtgtagaaacggtataaaACAAgccagtaaattaaaatggctagaaagtgaaatttaaatttcatggtcattttcatgaaaataatttaatttgaagtgtcattTCTGTCATTTTCCCTTTGCTCAATATAATATAATACCGTAACCTAAAATACTTCTCCACTATAAAAATCTAAGTTGCTcaaactctccaaaaatgttacTGCACTcgtgtcggattcttcaaaaatacactatttttgaaggatccgacacacaTCCGTAGACATTTTTTAAGAATTCGAGCAACTTAGATAAAAATTAGAAGACCACATTAAACTAGAAAATCGAAAATTTATTGGTGCAGATACccaacaccaaaaaaaaaattaaactatacctcatttatcataatatatcaaattccgatatcaaaaattttaatttcatataatAATTGGATGTATACTGTATATAGATGATGCTAGTTGGTTGGGGGTTCGATCCGAACCCCATCTCTGGTGAATGGAGAAAACTCTAGTTTCCTACCGCTTAGTGCACTGACAGTGAAACGAAGGATTAGTCTTATGACTGCCGGTAGTGGGGATAcctgaaaaccaaaaaaaaatatgctaGCTGCTAATTTAAATTGTTCATGACCTAACATGGCTTTAAAATATAGAACATGATTTGCTATTTTAATCCGACACTTGTAATTTGAAATTCTTAAGGTTATttagaagaaaataatataaatttaagaGTAAAAAATCTAGTACcccgaactatgatcaaatttgctacgacacactccaatttTACGAGGTCCGATTACCCTtctgtcacccttttgtgctgatgtgacaccttttgtcaacctttttacgTGACGTGACACCATTGACATGGgatccattttatgtaataaagatgtCACGTTAGCATaaaaagggtgataaaaatacaCTAATATTGAGTtcagggtaataggacccttgtgaagttggagtgCGTCATAGCAACTTTGACCATAATTTGAGAGGGTATTAGATGCTTATCTCTAAATTTAACATTATTGTTACATGAAAATGATAGATATATAACGATGAAAATGAAAACTTTTctctttatcaaacacttagataCTAATTATAAACTTATTCAAGAACTCTCTACATAATTATTGGTGAATTACATGCACCGAGAGGGCATGCGACCCAGTGATCAATAAAGTAAGAGGAGAAGTATGAGAATTTAAGTTGAGATGTCACCAAATCAAGAAAATGTTAAGTAgtgattatttcttctaatttgtccGAATATTCTTTGATGAACATAATTATCTGATATACTCGATAGAATAATCGAGATACACATAAACCCAATTTATATACTATTTAGACTTGAATATTGTGGTTATGAAACTTCCTTTATTTATTATGTGTCTCCTTTTGCATGAACCTCTCATGCAAGACCTAAAAAAGGCACAATTAGCTTTttaatataaagttttatacaATTGAGTAATTGTGGTTCACATATTACTTTTGTTTCTTTgattaatatttctttaaatatttatgttaCTATAGTTATCTTCGTCATATTATGTCtaaattattcatatttatttattcaaaaattatctttaaattattatttttcagaaTTTCATTGGCACcctttttttctgttttttttggCCAATTCATTCCCTATATTTGTCTCTTTTGAGTTGCTCATTTTCATCTCTgacccctaatttttttttttaaaaaaagaaaaatatcttaaaatcCACATTAttggtttatatttttttgaaaaatagaccAGTAGAAACCTCTGTGTGCTTATCaaatgtaattttattatataaattattatcATATGTTATACAACTAGCAGACAAGCACTTAAAAAGTTGACCATAAAAGTTTCCTGAATTCCACTTTgagatgaatatttttatttaataatatatcaAAAGTCATTAGTGGTCTGAGAGTTTTATGAACTCTTTTAAGACACTTGTTGGCCAATAAGCAAAGTAACAAActaaattatgttattttagttaaTTGTTGAAAAGTAAGGCAACTCATTAAATGTATGTTGGTCTCAGATTCGAATCCTGTGTGGAAAAATTCTTGATAGGAAACGCTACCGTCGAATGGGCCCTACCCTTGTGCGAATCCGAATTAATCGAATTTTAGTGTGGATATCAAACATCAgatgaaaaaccaaaaagaaagattaaatgtcCGCTTGGGTATAGAGAAGTGGATCAAGTTTAAGGTAAATGAGATAACAATTGGTATGTAAAACTGGAAAGGGGAGcataacataaagtaaaattgaaACCATATATTAGATTAGGAAACATGGGatattatgaacataaatcatCAACTGAAAAGactcataaatatttttagtataatttctGAACTAGATGATATCACCGActcataaatatttatagtataaCTTCTGAACTAGATGATATCACCGACGTCATATATACACC
Proteins encoded:
- the LOC107849563 gene encoding centromere protein V, which gives rise to MNSDLVLHTGGCHCKKVRWRVYAPSSIVAWDCNCSDCSMRRNTHFIVPSERFELIGDSKEFITTYTFGTHTAKHTFCKVCGITSFYIPRSNPDGISVTLWCVDPGTLTHVEIKCFDGQNWEGSYEQTGIASCSKTTDEEDSK